Proteins co-encoded in one Streptomyces diastaticus subsp. diastaticus genomic window:
- a CDS encoding NAD-dependent succinate-semialdehyde dehydrogenase, with product MTSYKIVNPATGRTEREFPEATDAEIQEAMARAHQAFGGWRASRPGDRVALLTRVAELYAERKDELAAIITREMGKPVAQARGEIDIVVSIYRYYAEKGPEFLVDEELEVAGGGSAVVRKEGIGALLGIMPWNFPYYQVARFAAPNLMLGNTILLKHAPQCPESALAMERIFAEAGAPDGAYVNLFATNEQVSTIIADPRVQGVSLTGSERAGSAVAEQAGRHLKKVVLELGGSDPFLVLQPEDLDRTVKYAVTGRFGNAGQACNAAKRIIVLDEHYDAFVDKFTAAVGTVVPGDPSDPSTFMGPLSSAGAVETLAAQIEDAVAKGATVLAGGRRIDREGAWYEPTVLTGVEPGMRAFEEELFGPAAVIYRVSSEDEAVELANNTPYGLGAAVQCADEDRALEIADRLDTGMVYINQAEGSAAELPFGGVKRSGIGRELGKYGMEEFVNKKLVRVKRR from the coding sequence ATGACCAGCTACAAGATCGTCAACCCCGCGACGGGCAGGACCGAGCGGGAGTTCCCCGAGGCCACCGACGCCGAGATCCAGGAGGCGATGGCCCGGGCCCACCAGGCGTTCGGCGGCTGGCGGGCGAGCCGGCCCGGGGACCGGGTGGCGCTGCTGACCCGGGTCGCCGAGCTGTACGCGGAGCGCAAGGACGAGCTGGCGGCGATCATCACCCGGGAGATGGGCAAGCCGGTCGCCCAGGCGCGCGGCGAGATCGACATCGTCGTCTCCATCTACCGCTACTACGCCGAGAAGGGCCCGGAGTTCCTCGTGGACGAGGAGCTGGAGGTGGCCGGCGGCGGCAGCGCGGTGGTCCGCAAGGAGGGCATCGGCGCGCTGCTCGGCATCATGCCGTGGAACTTCCCCTACTACCAGGTGGCCCGGTTCGCCGCGCCCAACCTGATGCTCGGCAACACCATCCTGCTCAAGCACGCCCCGCAGTGCCCCGAGTCGGCGCTGGCGATGGAGCGGATCTTCGCCGAGGCGGGCGCGCCCGACGGTGCCTACGTCAACCTCTTCGCCACCAACGAGCAGGTCTCCACGATCATCGCCGACCCGCGCGTCCAGGGCGTCTCGCTGACCGGCTCGGAGCGGGCCGGGTCGGCCGTGGCGGAGCAGGCGGGGCGGCACCTGAAGAAGGTGGTGCTGGAGCTGGGCGGCTCGGACCCGTTCCTGGTGCTCCAGCCCGAGGACCTGGACAGGACGGTGAAGTACGCGGTCACGGGCCGGTTCGGCAACGCCGGGCAGGCGTGCAACGCGGCCAAGCGCATCATCGTGCTGGACGAGCACTACGACGCCTTCGTCGACAAGTTCACCGCGGCGGTCGGCACGGTGGTGCCGGGTGACCCCTCGGACCCGTCGACGTTCATGGGCCCGCTCTCCTCGGCGGGCGCCGTCGAGACGCTCGCCGCGCAGATCGAGGACGCGGTCGCCAAGGGCGCCACGGTGCTGGCCGGTGGCCGCCGCATCGACCGGGAGGGCGCCTGGTACGAGCCGACCGTGCTGACCGGGGTCGAGCCGGGGATGCGCGCCTTCGAGGAGGAGCTGTTCGGCCCGGCCGCGGTCATCTACCGGGTCTCCTCGGAGGACGAGGCGGTGGAGCTGGCCAACAACACGCCGTACGGGCTGGGCGCGGCCGTCCAGTGCGCCGACGAGGACCGGGCCCTGGAGATCGCCGACCGGCTGGACACCGGCATGGTCTACATCAACCAAGCCGAGGGGAGCGCGGCCGAGCTGCCCTTCGGCGGGGTGAAGCGCTCCGGCATCGGCCGGGAGCTGGGCAAGTACGGCATGGAGGAGTTCGTCAACAAGAAGCTGGTGCGCGTCAAGCGCCGCTGA
- the meaB gene encoding methylmalonyl Co-A mutase-associated GTPase MeaB, which produces MAATIDLDRYVKGVLDGRRAQIARAITLVESTRPDHRAAAQRLLTELLPHSGRARRIGISGVPGVGKSTFIDAFGTLLTGLGHRVAVLAVDPSSGRTGGSILGDKTRMERLAVDPAAFVRPSPSAGTLGGVAKATRESMVVMEAAGYDVVLVETVGVGQSETAVAQMVDTFLLLTLARTGDQLQGIKKGVLELADVIAVNKADGPHERDARSAARELAGALRLMHPADAAWTPPVLHCSAREGSGLDTVWDRLEQHRTLLDSTGRLAAKRRDQQVEWTWAMVRDTLLDRLHADPRVREVAPELEDRVRAGELTATLAAESILAAFGRNAPGG; this is translated from the coding sequence ATGGCGGCGACGATCGATCTCGACAGGTATGTGAAGGGCGTGCTCGACGGGCGGCGCGCGCAGATCGCGCGTGCCATCACCCTGGTCGAGTCCACCCGTCCCGACCACCGGGCGGCGGCCCAGCGGCTCCTCACCGAGTTGCTGCCGCACTCGGGGCGGGCCCGCCGGATCGGCATCAGCGGCGTGCCCGGGGTCGGCAAGTCCACCTTCATCGACGCCTTCGGGACGCTGCTGACGGGGCTCGGGCACCGGGTCGCGGTGCTGGCCGTCGACCCGTCGTCGGGGCGGACCGGCGGCTCGATCCTCGGGGACAAGACCCGGATGGAGCGTCTCGCGGTCGACCCGGCGGCGTTCGTGCGGCCCTCGCCGTCGGCGGGGACGCTCGGCGGGGTGGCGAAGGCGACCCGTGAGTCGATGGTGGTGATGGAGGCGGCCGGGTACGACGTGGTGCTGGTGGAGACGGTCGGCGTGGGCCAGTCGGAGACGGCGGTCGCGCAGATGGTCGACACCTTCCTGCTGCTGACCCTCGCCCGCACCGGCGACCAGCTCCAGGGCATCAAGAAGGGCGTGCTGGAGCTGGCCGACGTGATCGCGGTCAACAAGGCCGACGGCCCGCACGAGCGGGACGCCCGGTCGGCGGCGCGGGAACTGGCGGGGGCGCTCAGGCTGATGCACCCGGCGGACGCCGCGTGGACCCCGCCGGTGCTGCACTGCTCGGCGCGTGAGGGCAGCGGCCTGGACACGGTCTGGGACCGGCTGGAGCAGCACCGGACGCTGCTCGACTCCACCGGGCGGCTCGCGGCCAAGCGCCGTGACCAGCAGGTGGAGTGGACCTGGGCGATGGTGCGCGACACGCTGCTGGACCGTTTGCACGCCGATCCGCGGGTACGCGAGGTGGCACCGGAACTGGAGGACCGGGTCCGGGCCGGGGAGCTGACGGCGACGCTGGCCGCGGAGTCGATTCTCGCCGCCTTCGGCCGGAACGCCCCTGGCGGGTGA
- the scpA gene encoding methylmalonyl-CoA mutase: MSQPEIPDFSTVGLTSGAGSAAGEEQWRGAVKEASGSDVADLRWETPEGIGVKPLYTGRDVEGLDFLGTYPGIAPYLRGPYPTMYVNQPWTIRQYAGFSTAEESNAFYRRNLAAGQKGLSVAFDLPTHRGYDSDHPRVTGDVGMAGVAIDSIYDMRQLFDGIPLDRMSVSMTMNGAVLPVLALYIVAAEEQGVAPEKLAGTIQNDILKEFMVRNTYIYPPSPSMRIISDIFAYTSQRMPRYNSISISGYHIQEAGATADLELAYTLADGVEYLRAGQRAGLDVDAFAPRLSFFWAIGMNFFMEVAKLRAARLLWAKLVRQFDPQNAKSLSLRTHSQTSGWSLTAQDVFNNVTRTCVEAMAATQGHTQSLHTNALDEALALPTDFSARIARNTQLLLQQESGTTRSIDPWGGSAYVERLTYDLARRAWQHIEEVEAAGGMAKAIDAGIPKLRVEEAAARTQARIDSGRQPVIGVNKYRVDSDEQIDVLKVDNSSVRSQQIAKLRRLREERDEAACQDALRALTASAERGGGPGLEGNLLALAVDAARAKATVGEISDALEKVYGRHAGQIRTISGVYRNEAGESPSVERTRALVEKFDEAEGRRPRILVAKMGQDGHDRGQKVIATAFADLGFDVDVGPLFQTPEEVARQAVEADVHVVGVSSLAAGHLTLVPALRERLAAEGREDIMIVVGGVIPPQDVEALHEAGATAVFPPGTVIPDAAYDLVGQLAASLGHEL; this comes from the coding sequence ATGTCCCAGCCCGAGATCCCGGACTTCTCCACCGTCGGCCTCACCTCCGGGGCGGGTTCGGCGGCCGGTGAGGAACAGTGGCGCGGCGCGGTCAAGGAGGCGTCCGGCAGCGACGTCGCCGACCTGCGCTGGGAGACGCCCGAGGGCATCGGTGTGAAGCCGCTGTACACCGGCCGGGACGTGGAGGGGCTGGACTTCCTGGGGACGTACCCGGGGATCGCGCCGTACCTGCGCGGCCCGTACCCGACGATGTACGTGAACCAGCCGTGGACGATCCGGCAGTACGCCGGGTTCTCGACGGCCGAGGAGTCGAACGCCTTCTACCGGCGGAACCTGGCGGCCGGTCAGAAGGGCCTGTCCGTCGCCTTCGACCTGCCGACGCACCGGGGGTACGACTCGGACCACCCGCGGGTCACCGGCGACGTCGGCATGGCGGGCGTGGCGATCGACTCGATCTACGACATGCGCCAGCTGTTCGACGGGATCCCGCTGGACAGGATGTCGGTGTCGATGACGATGAACGGCGCGGTGCTGCCCGTGCTGGCGCTGTACATCGTGGCGGCCGAGGAGCAGGGGGTGGCGCCCGAGAAGCTGGCGGGGACCATCCAGAACGACATCCTCAAGGAGTTCATGGTCCGCAACACCTACATCTATCCGCCGTCGCCCTCGATGCGGATCATCTCCGACATCTTCGCGTACACCTCGCAGAGGATGCCGCGCTACAACTCCATCTCCATCTCCGGTTACCACATCCAGGAGGCCGGGGCCACGGCCGACCTGGAGCTGGCGTACACGCTGGCGGACGGCGTGGAGTACCTGCGGGCGGGGCAGCGGGCCGGTCTCGACGTGGACGCGTTCGCGCCCCGGCTGTCGTTCTTCTGGGCGATCGGCATGAACTTCTTCATGGAGGTCGCCAAGCTCCGCGCGGCCCGGCTGCTGTGGGCGAAGCTGGTCCGGCAGTTCGACCCGCAGAACGCCAAGTCGCTCTCGCTGCGCACCCATTCGCAGACCTCCGGCTGGTCGCTGACGGCCCAGGACGTCTTCAACAACGTGACCCGCACCTGCGTGGAGGCGATGGCCGCCACCCAGGGCCACACCCAGTCGCTGCACACCAACGCGCTGGACGAGGCGCTGGCGCTGCCCACCGACTTCTCGGCGCGGATCGCCCGCAACACCCAGCTTCTGCTCCAGCAGGAGTCGGGCACCACCCGGTCGATCGACCCGTGGGGCGGCAGCGCGTACGTGGAGAGGCTCACCTACGACCTGGCGCGGCGGGCCTGGCAGCACATCGAGGAGGTCGAGGCGGCCGGCGGCATGGCCAAGGCCATCGACGCGGGCATCCCGAAGCTTCGTGTCGAGGAGGCCGCGGCCCGCACCCAGGCCCGCATCGACTCGGGGCGCCAGCCGGTGATCGGTGTCAACAAGTACCGGGTGGACAGCGACGAGCAGATCGACGTGCTGAAGGTCGACAACTCCTCGGTGCGCTCGCAGCAGATCGCCAAGTTGCGGCGGCTGCGCGAGGAGCGCGACGAGGCGGCCTGCCAGGACGCGCTGCGGGCGCTGACCGCCTCGGCGGAGCGTGGCGGCGGGCCGGGCCTGGAGGGGAACCTGCTGGCGCTGGCGGTCGACGCGGCCCGCGCCAAGGCGACGGTCGGGGAGATCTCCGACGCGCTGGAGAAGGTGTACGGCAGGCACGCCGGGCAGATCCGTACGATCTCCGGCGTGTACCGGAACGAGGCTGGGGAGTCGCCCTCGGTGGAGCGGACCCGCGCGCTGGTGGAGAAGTTCGACGAGGCGGAGGGGCGCAGGCCCCGCATCCTGGTCGCCAAGATGGGCCAGGACGGCCACGACCGGGGTCAGAAGGTCATCGCGACGGCCTTCGCCGACCTCGGTTTCGACGTGGACGTCGGCCCGCTGTTCCAGACGCCCGAGGAGGTCGCCCGGCAGGCGGTGGAGGCCGACGTGCACGTGGTGGGCGTCTCCTCGCTCGCCGCCGGCCACCTCACCCTCGTCCCGGCGCTGCGCGAGCGGCTGGCGGCCGAGGGCCGGGAGGACATCATGATCGTGGTCGGCGGGGTCATCCCGCCGCAGGACGTCGAGGCACTGCACGAGGCGGGCGCCACGGCGGTCTTCCCGCCCGGCACGGTCATCCCGGACGCGGCGTACGACCTGGTGGGGCAGTTGGCCGCGTCGCTCGGCCACGAGCTGTGA
- a CDS encoding methylmalonyl-CoA mutase family protein — protein sequence MTVLPDDGLSLAAEFPDATHDEWQRLVSGVLRKAGKDISGAAAEDALSTTFDDGLRARPLYTADAVPDRGLPGFAPFVRGARPEGNTPSGWDVRQRHTGSDADALHDAVLADLENGVTSLWLPLGEGGLPVSGLARALEGVYLDLAPVALDAGAQTAEAAAAWLRTAEERGVAADALRGTFGADPLGHEARTGTAGDTAAAVELARRAVEAYPGVRALNVDALPFHEAGGSAAQELGASLATGLAYVRELTAAGLTLAEAFGQIEFRYAAVADQFLTIAKLRAARRVWARVAEVCGVPAAGAQRQHAVTSPVMMTRRDPWVNMLRTTVAALGAGVGGADAVTVLPFDQELGVPDAFARRIARNTSTILIEESHLARVTDPAGGSYYVESLTDQVAEAAWAFFQEIERAGGQAKALRAGLVGERLAAAWAERSAKLARREEPVTGVSEFPDLAERLPERTPAPVPPAGGLPRVRRDEAFEALRARSDAHLAATGARPKVFLAALGPAAAHTARVTFAANLFQAGGIEPVHDPVTVTADTVADAFTASGAGVACVCSSDALYAEQAEPVAAALKAAGAGQVLLAGKGEFAGADRQVYAGCPAVDLLTSLLDHMGVA from the coding sequence ATGACGGTCCTGCCTGACGACGGGCTCTCTCTGGCCGCCGAGTTCCCTGATGCAACCCATGACGAGTGGCAGCGCCTGGTGTCGGGCGTACTGCGCAAAGCGGGCAAGGACATCAGCGGTGCGGCGGCCGAGGACGCGCTGTCCACGACGTTCGACGACGGGCTCCGCGCCCGACCGCTCTACACGGCCGACGCCGTGCCCGACCGGGGCCTGCCCGGCTTCGCCCCGTTCGTGCGGGGCGCGCGGCCCGAGGGCAACACCCCGAGCGGCTGGGACGTACGCCAGCGGCACACGGGGAGCGACGCGGACGCGCTGCACGACGCGGTCCTCGCCGACCTGGAGAACGGCGTCACCTCGCTCTGGCTCCCGCTGGGCGAAGGCGGCCTGCCCGTCTCCGGACTGGCCCGCGCCCTGGAGGGCGTCTACCTCGACCTGGCCCCCGTCGCCCTGGACGCGGGCGCCCAGACCGCCGAGGCGGCCGCCGCCTGGCTGAGGACCGCCGAGGAGCGCGGCGTGGCGGCCGACGCCCTGCGCGGCACCTTCGGCGCCGACCCGCTCGGCCACGAGGCGCGCACCGGCACCGCCGGGGACACCGCCGCCGCCGTGGAGCTGGCCCGCCGGGCCGTCGAGGCGTACCCGGGCGTCCGGGCGCTGAACGTCGACGCGCTCCCCTTCCACGAGGCCGGCGGCTCGGCCGCGCAGGAGCTGGGCGCCTCGCTCGCCACCGGGCTCGCCTACGTCCGCGAGCTGACGGCGGCCGGGCTGACCCTGGCCGAGGCGTTCGGGCAGATCGAGTTCCGGTACGCCGCCGTCGCGGACCAGTTCCTCACCATCGCCAAGCTGCGCGCGGCCCGCCGGGTCTGGGCACGGGTCGCCGAGGTCTGCGGGGTGCCGGCGGCGGGCGCGCAGCGCCAGCACGCGGTGACCTCGCCGGTGATGATGACCCGTCGGGACCCGTGGGTGAACATGCTGCGCACCACGGTGGCGGCGCTCGGTGCCGGGGTCGGCGGGGCCGACGCGGTGACGGTGCTCCCCTTCGACCAGGAGCTGGGGGTGCCCGACGCGTTCGCCCGGCGGATCGCGCGGAACACCTCGACCATCCTCATCGAGGAGTCGCACCTGGCCCGGGTCACCGACCCGGCGGGCGGCTCGTACTACGTGGAGTCGCTGACCGACCAGGTGGCCGAGGCGGCCTGGGCGTTCTTCCAGGAGATCGAGCGGGCCGGCGGCCAGGCGAAGGCGCTGCGCGCGGGCCTGGTCGGCGAGCGGCTGGCGGCGGCCTGGGCGGAGCGGAGTGCGAAGCTGGCGCGCCGCGAGGAGCCGGTGACCGGGGTGAGCGAGTTCCCGGACCTCGCCGAGAGGCTGCCCGAGCGGACGCCCGCGCCCGTACCGCCGGCCGGCGGTCTGCCCCGGGTACGGCGCGACGAGGCGTTCGAGGCGCTGCGGGCCCGCTCCGACGCGCATCTGGCGGCGACCGGGGCGCGGCCGAAGGTGTTCCTGGCGGCGCTCGGCCCGGCCGCCGCGCACACCGCGCGAGTGACCTTCGCGGCCAACCTCTTCCAGGCGGGCGGCATCGAGCCGGTGCACGACCCGGTGACGGTCACCGCGGACACGGTCGCCGACGCCTTCACGGCGAGCGGTGCGGGCGTGGCCTGCGTCTGCTCCAGCGACGCGCTCTACGCCGAGCAGGCCGAACCGGTCGCCGCCGCGCTGAAGGCGGCCGGCGCCGGGCAGGTGCTCCTCGCGGGCAAGGGCGAGTTCGCCGGGGCCGACCGGCAGGTCTACGCCGGGTGCCCCGCCGTGGACCTGCTCACCTCTCTTCTCGACCACATGGGGGTGGCGTGA
- the cobN gene encoding cobaltochelatase subunit CobN, whose amino-acid sequence MILLLSTSDTDLLSARSAGGPVPYRFANPSRLPLDDLPELLDGADLVVVRLLGGVRAWQEGIDALLAQDRPVVVLTGEQAPDAQLMEASTVPIGVAAEAHAYLAHGGPANLEQLARFLSDTVLLTGHGFEAPAPAPSWGPLDRTPAPDASGPLIAVLYYRAHHMSGNTAFVDTLCGAIEAAGGRALPLYVASLRSPEPELLAELGHADALVTTVLAAGGTKPAGASAGGDDESWDAGALAALDVPILQALCLTSSRADWAENDEGLSPLDAASQIAVPEFDGRLITVPFSFKELDADGLPVYVADTERAARVAGTAVRHARLRHLPNAEKRLALVLSAYPTKHSRIGNAVGLDTPASAVALLRRLIAEGYDFGDEAVPGLESGDGDELIHALIEAGGHDQDWLTEEQLARNPVRIPAADYRRWYGTLPAELRERVEEHWGPPPGEMFVDRSRDPEGDIVLAALRFGRLLILIQPPRGFGENPIAIYHDPDLPPSHHYLAAYRWIQARAEDGGFGADAMVHLGKHGNLEWLPGKNAGLSAACGPDAALGDLPLVYPFLVNDPGEGTQAKRRVHATLVDHLVPPMARAESYGDIARLEQLLDEYAAISSMDPAKLPAIRAQIWTLIQAAKLDHDLGLEDRPDDDGFDDFLLHVDGWLCEVKDAQIRDGLHVLGSAPAAGARVSLVLAILRARQIWGGTTALPGLREALGLDESAATRTGADEAEEKARALVQAMDDAGWVPAAVARVAEGHGQAVADILAFAAREVVPRLAATTDELDHAVHALNGGFVPAGPSGSPLRGLVNVLPTGRNFYSVDPKAVPSRLAWETGQALADSLLERYRADHGDWPVSVGLSLWGTSAMRTSGDDVAEALALLGVRPVWDDASRRVTGLEAVPLEELGRPRVDVTLRISGFFRDAFPHTIGLLDDAVRLVAGLDEPDKDNHVAAHARADLAEHGDERRATTRIFGSRPGTYGAGLLQLIDSRDWRTDADLAEVYTVWGGYAYGRELEGREARAEMESAYRRIAVAAKNTDTREHDIADSDDYFQYHGGMVAAVRALKGTAPEAYIGDSTRPETVRTRTLVEETSRVFRARVVNPKWIEAMRRHGYKGAFELAATVDYLFGYDATTGVVADWMYDKLTETYVLDPENRAFLKEANPWALHGIAERLLEAESRGMWAEPDPEVLAALRQAYLETEGDLESGQDGE is encoded by the coding sequence ATGATCCTGCTCCTGTCGACGTCCGACACCGACCTGCTGAGCGCCCGCAGCGCCGGCGGCCCGGTCCCGTACCGCTTCGCCAACCCCTCGCGGCTGCCGCTGGACGACCTGCCGGAGCTGCTGGACGGCGCCGACCTGGTCGTGGTGCGGCTGCTGGGCGGGGTGCGGGCCTGGCAGGAGGGGATCGACGCACTCCTCGCACAGGACCGCCCGGTGGTCGTGCTCACCGGCGAACAGGCCCCGGACGCCCAGCTGATGGAGGCTTCCACGGTCCCGATCGGGGTCGCGGCCGAGGCGCACGCCTACCTGGCGCACGGCGGCCCGGCCAACCTGGAGCAGCTCGCCCGCTTCCTCTCCGACACCGTGCTGCTCACCGGCCACGGCTTCGAGGCGCCCGCGCCGGCCCCGTCCTGGGGACCCCTGGACCGCACCCCGGCCCCGGACGCCTCGGGTCCGCTGATCGCGGTGCTCTACTACCGCGCCCACCACATGAGCGGCAACACCGCCTTCGTCGACACGCTCTGCGGCGCGATCGAGGCGGCGGGCGGTCGCGCCCTGCCGCTGTACGTGGCCTCGCTGCGCTCCCCCGAGCCGGAGCTGCTGGCCGAACTGGGCCACGCGGACGCGCTGGTGACCACGGTGCTGGCGGCGGGCGGCACCAAGCCCGCCGGGGCCTCGGCCGGGGGCGACGACGAGTCGTGGGACGCGGGGGCGCTGGCCGCGCTCGACGTGCCGATCCTCCAGGCGCTCTGCCTGACCAGTTCGCGCGCCGACTGGGCGGAGAACGACGAGGGGCTCTCCCCGCTGGACGCGGCGAGCCAGATCGCCGTCCCCGAGTTCGACGGCCGCCTGATCACGGTGCCGTTCTCCTTCAAGGAGCTGGACGCCGACGGACTGCCGGTCTACGTCGCCGACACCGAGCGCGCCGCCCGGGTGGCGGGCACCGCGGTGCGCCACGCCCGGCTGCGCCACCTGCCCAACGCCGAGAAGCGCCTCGCCCTGGTCCTCTCCGCCTACCCCACGAAGCACTCGCGGATCGGCAACGCGGTGGGGCTCGACACCCCGGCCAGCGCCGTGGCGCTGCTGCGGCGGCTGATCGCCGAGGGGTACGACTTCGGCGACGAGGCCGTCCCCGGGCTGGAGTCGGGCGACGGCGACGAGCTGATCCACGCGCTGATCGAGGCGGGCGGCCACGACCAGGACTGGCTGACCGAGGAGCAGCTGGCCCGCAACCCGGTGCGCATCCCGGCGGCCGACTACCGCCGCTGGTACGGCACGCTCCCCGCCGAGCTGCGCGAGCGGGTCGAGGAGCACTGGGGGCCGCCGCCGGGCGAGATGTTCGTCGACCGCAGCCGCGACCCGGAGGGCGACATCGTCCTGGCGGCGCTGCGGTTCGGGCGGCTGCTGATCCTGATCCAGCCGCCGCGCGGCTTCGGCGAGAACCCGATCGCGATCTACCACGACCCGGACCTGCCGCCCTCCCACCACTACCTGGCCGCCTACCGCTGGATCCAGGCCCGCGCGGAGGACGGCGGTTTCGGCGCCGACGCCATGGTGCACCTGGGCAAGCACGGCAACCTGGAGTGGCTGCCCGGCAAGAACGCGGGCCTCTCGGCGGCCTGCGGGCCCGACGCGGCCCTCGGCGACCTGCCGCTGGTCTACCCGTTCCTGGTCAACGACCCGGGCGAGGGCACCCAGGCCAAGCGCCGGGTGCACGCCACCCTGGTCGACCACCTCGTCCCGCCGATGGCCCGCGCGGAGAGCTACGGCGACATCGCGCGCCTGGAGCAGCTGCTCGACGAGTACGCGGCGATCTCCTCGATGGACCCGGCGAAGCTCCCGGCGATCCGGGCGCAGATCTGGACGCTCATCCAGGCCGCCAAGCTCGACCACGACCTGGGGCTGGAGGACCGGCCGGACGACGACGGCTTCGACGACTTCCTGCTCCACGTCGACGGCTGGCTCTGCGAGGTGAAGGACGCGCAGATCCGCGACGGCCTGCACGTGCTGGGCTCGGCCCCGGCCGCCGGGGCCCGGGTCAGCCTGGTCCTCGCGATCCTGCGGGCCCGCCAGATCTGGGGCGGCACCACGGCCCTGCCCGGGCTGCGCGAGGCGCTGGGCCTGGACGAGTCGGCCGCCACCCGCACCGGTGCCGACGAGGCCGAGGAGAAGGCCCGGGCACTGGTCCAGGCGATGGACGACGCGGGGTGGGTCCCGGCGGCGGTGGCGCGGGTCGCCGAGGGGCACGGGCAGGCGGTCGCCGACATCCTGGCGTTCGCCGCCCGCGAGGTGGTGCCGCGCCTGGCGGCGACCACGGACGAGCTGGACCACGCCGTGCACGCGCTGAACGGCGGTTTCGTCCCGGCCGGTCCTTCCGGCTCGCCGCTGCGCGGCCTGGTCAACGTGCTGCCGACCGGCCGCAACTTCTACTCCGTCGACCCGAAGGCGGTCCCCAGCCGCCTCGCCTGGGAGACCGGACAGGCGCTCGCCGACTCGCTCCTGGAGCGGTACCGGGCCGACCACGGCGACTGGCCGGTCTCGGTGGGCCTGTCGCTGTGGGGCACCAGCGCGATGCGCACCTCCGGTGACGACGTGGCCGAGGCGCTGGCGCTGCTCGGGGTCCGCCCGGTCTGGGACGACGCCTCGCGGCGCGTCACCGGTCTGGAGGCGGTGCCGCTGGAGGAGCTGGGCCGCCCGCGTGTGGACGTGACGCTCAGGATCTCCGGCTTCTTCCGGGACGCCTTCCCGCACACCATCGGCCTGCTGGACGACGCGGTACGGCTGGTGGCCGGGCTCGACGAGCCGGACAAGGACAACCACGTGGCGGCGCACGCCCGCGCCGACCTCGCCGAGCACGGCGACGAACGCCGCGCCACCACCCGCATCTTCGGCTCCCGCCCGGGCACCTACGGTGCCGGCCTGCTCCAGCTCATCGACTCCCGCGACTGGCGTACCGACGCCGACCTCGCCGAGGTGTACACGGTGTGGGGCGGTTACGCCTACGGCCGGGAGCTGGAGGGGCGTGAGGCGCGGGCCGAGATGGAGAGCGCGTACCGGCGGATCGCGGTGGCGGCGAAGAACACCGACACCCGCGAGCACGACATCGCCGACTCCGACGACTACTTCCAGTACCACGGCGGCATGGTCGCGGCGGTCCGGGCGCTGAAGGGCACCGCGCCCGAGGCGTACATCGGGGACTCCACGCGGCCGGAGACGGTGCGGACCCGGACGCTGGTCGAGGAGACCTCGCGGGTCTTCCGTGCGCGGGTGGTCAACCCGAAGTGGATCGAGGCGATGCGCCGCCACGGCTACAAGGGCGCCTTCGAACTCGCGGCCACCGTCGACTACCTCTTCGGCTACGACGCGACGACCGGCGTGGTCGCCGACTGGATGTACGACAAGCTCACCGAGACGTACGTGCTGGACCCCGAGAACCGGGCCTTTTTGAAGGAGGCCAACCCCTGGGCGCTGCACGGCATCGCGGAACGGCTGCTGGAAGCCGAGTCGCGCGGCATGTGGGCCGAGCCGGACCCCGAGGTGCTGGCCGCGCTGCGCCAGGCGTACCTGGAGACCGAGGGCGACCTGGAGAGCGGGCAGGACGGGGAGTGA
- a CDS encoding precorrin-8X methylmutase, which yields MFEYEKDGAAIYRESFATIRAEADLTGLPPDVAQVAVRMIHACGMTDLPRDLGHTPLVVARARQALRAGAPILCDANMVASGVTRKRLPADNEVICTLADPSVPELAARLGTTRSAAALELWRDRLDGAVVAVGNAPTALFRLLEMIEEGAPRPAAVIGVPVGFVGAAESKDALAVHASGLDHLIVRGRRGGSAMAAAALNAIASETE from the coding sequence GTGTTTGAGTACGAGAAGGACGGCGCGGCCATCTACCGCGAGTCCTTTGCCACGATCCGCGCCGAGGCCGACCTCACCGGGCTGCCCCCGGACGTCGCCCAGGTCGCCGTCCGCATGATCCACGCCTGCGGCATGACCGACCTGCCCCGCGACCTCGGGCACACCCCGCTGGTCGTGGCCCGTGCCCGCCAGGCGCTGCGCGCCGGGGCGCCGATCCTCTGCGACGCCAACATGGTCGCCAGCGGCGTCACCCGCAAGCGGCTCCCCGCCGACAACGAGGTGATCTGCACCCTCGCCGACCCGTCCGTGCCGGAGCTGGCCGCGCGGCTGGGCACCACCCGCAGCGCCGCCGCCCTCGAACTCTGGCGGGACCGTCTGGACGGGGCCGTGGTCGCCGTCGGCAACGCGCCCACCGCCCTCTTCCGCCTGCTGGAGATGATCGAGGAGGGCGCGCCCCGTCCGGCCGCCGTCATCGGTGTCCCCGTCGGCTTCGTCGGCGCCGCCGAGTCCAAGGACGCGCTGGCCGTCCACGCCTCGGGCCTGGACCACCTGATCGTGCGCGGCCGGCGCGGCGGCAGCGCCATGGCCGCCGCCGCCCTCAACGCGATCGCGAGCGAAACCGAATGA